The window CGATACTCATGCCGAGAAACTCAACATAAAACTGTTTCGCTTTTTCTTCATCAAAGATGCGTAAGACGGGAATGCTCTGGAAGTCCATCATTGCTCCTTATTCCTATGCCAGTTGCGACAGTGTGTTGAGTGAATGGTAATCAAGATAATAATTTATATTTAGGACTGACGTAAAAATGCCCCAGCCACGTTGTAGCTCCTAGCCGTACTAAAGTACTGTCATCGTCGCTACGCCTTGCTGGGACAGTTTTGCGTCAGTCCTAATATTCTCAACTTAAATATACTGCCTATTAGTATATTTAAGTTGTCCAGGTAATATTTGGAGGATAAGCGGTATTTTATAAAAATAATGGGGAGTATATAAAAATTTCTAGGTTTAACCCGCCTGTTTGGCACTATCTAACAACCAGTTCTTAAACGCCAGCAAAGGTCCCAGACTCGCGTTTTGTTCCGGATACACCAGATAATAGGCGGCCGAGCGGGGTAGGCTTAATTGCAGTGGAATGCTTAGCGTGCCAGCATCCAATTCTGCCTGCACCATAAAACGCGGAATCAGCGCCACACCTAAACCGGCGGCGGCGGCACTGATCAGCATGGTGAACAATTCATAGCGAGCACCTTTGACAGCGGATACATCATTGCGGCAATCATGTAAATCAAACCAGCGTCGCCAATCGTCTAAACGGCTGGTCAGGTGCAGCAAAGGCATTTTGCTGATATCTGTGATGCCTATGATGTTCTCGTTGGCTTTGGTCGCATCCGTAGTTTGATATTTTGCCAATAAGGCAGGGCTGCAAACTGGTGTCGTGTCATCTTCACCGATTAAAAAATCCCCAATGGTGCCGGGCCAAGGCGCTTGTCCTGAATGAATCGCCGCATGGAAATGCGATTCAGAAAAAATAAACGCATCGGTTCTGGTACTGAGATTAATCGTAATGTCGGGGCGCAGTGCGTGGAATTGTGCCAGACGCGGGATCAGCCATTGGGTCGCAAAAGTCGGTACGACTGCCAATTCCAGCACGCCGGAACCCTCCTGGCTCGCCATTAACTCCAGGGTGTCGCGCTCTATTCGGCCCAGATGCAGACGTATACGTCCGGCATACTCTTGCCCGGCAGGCGTTAATACGACGCGTTGTTTGATGCGGGCAAATAGCGGTACACCCAACCAGCTCTCTAACCCCGCAATTTGTTTGCAGACCGCGCCTTGGGTCAGCGCCAGTTCATCCGCGGTACGGGTAAAACTTTGCAGGCGTGCTGCAGCCTCAAAGATCATGAGCGCATTTAAGCTAGGGATTTTTTTTCTCATTGATATAGATTATTCTTTTTATTCACTAACTTGTGATTTTATATCGTTTGTCCCGATTGTCCAGTTAAGTGAGAATGCTGCACTAGCTAACAATTAAACCATCTACTATGAATCCACATATTCAAACCCTGCTTGTTGCCAGTATAGGCGAGCAGCAAACAAGCAACTTAGTGAATTTATTGCATGTATCTCCTAAATTTGACCACGTACAACCGGGGCAGGTAACACGTGCCGAGATCGCGCAGGCCTTGAATATGTTGCTGTTTTACGGAATTTTGCAGCGGGTTCCCAGCGGGAAGACTTACACCGATGAGCTCGTTGCCCGTGGCGGCAAAGTCATGCTGGATCATGGTGCTTTGCGCACGGTACGCTGGTTTGGCATCGGTGCTTTGCC of the Undibacterium sp. 5I1 genome contains:
- a CDS encoding LysR substrate-binding domain-containing protein, translating into MRKKIPSLNALMIFEAAARLQSFTRTADELALTQGAVCKQIAGLESWLGVPLFARIKQRVVLTPAGQEYAGRIRLHLGRIERDTLELMASQEGSGVLELAVVPTFATQWLIPRLAQFHALRPDITINLSTRTDAFIFSESHFHAAIHSGQAPWPGTIGDFLIGEDDTTPVCSPALLAKYQTTDATKANENIIGITDISKMPLLHLTSRLDDWRRWFDLHDCRNDVSAVKGARYELFTMLISAAAAGLGVALIPRFMVQAELDAGTLSIPLQLSLPRSAAYYLVYPEQNASLGPLLAFKNWLLDSAKQAG